A single Paenibacillus kribbensis DNA region contains:
- a CDS encoding M16 family metallopeptidase — protein sequence MERIQLKNGLRVVIEKIPTVRSVSFGIWVKTGSRNETSSNSGISHFIEHMLFKGTERFNAKEIAEQFDAIGGNVNAFTSKEYTCYYAKVLDEHLPIAVDVLSDMFFHSKLDRDELAREKNVILEEISMYEDTPDDMVHDLVSRAAYGGHPLAFPILGTEGHLLAMDSSHLSHYMKEHYTIDNTVISVAGNVDDRLIELLEQHFGHFDNHGTASPLTVPAFNGELLYHEKATEQNHICLSLPGFATGDELQYAMVLLNNAIGGGMSSRLFQEIREKRGLAYSVYSYHSSHADSGLFTIYAGTAPKQTKDVLDLTLELLQDVAINGLDANELHKGKEQLKGSLILSLEGTGSRMNRLGKNELMLGQHYTLDQMIEHIEQVTADDVNKVLNQMFSEPFALSMVGASDSAVKDMRRDYFVNLR from the coding sequence GTGGAAAGAATTCAACTCAAAAACGGCCTAAGAGTGGTCATTGAAAAAATTCCAACCGTGCGTTCAGTTTCTTTTGGTATCTGGGTAAAAACCGGCTCCCGGAATGAAACATCGAGCAATAGCGGTATTTCTCATTTTATTGAACACATGCTTTTCAAAGGAACAGAGCGCTTTAATGCCAAGGAAATTGCCGAGCAATTCGACGCTATCGGGGGAAATGTGAATGCGTTCACTTCCAAGGAATATACCTGCTATTATGCAAAAGTGCTGGATGAGCATCTGCCAATCGCGGTCGATGTGTTGTCTGATATGTTCTTTCATTCCAAATTGGATCGTGATGAACTAGCAAGAGAGAAAAATGTGATTCTTGAGGAAATCTCCATGTATGAGGACACACCGGATGATATGGTACATGATCTTGTATCTCGGGCAGCTTATGGTGGACATCCACTGGCTTTTCCAATTCTCGGAACCGAAGGGCATCTGCTTGCTATGGATAGCTCACATCTCAGCCACTATATGAAGGAGCATTATACCATTGATAATACAGTTATCAGTGTGGCTGGCAATGTGGACGATCGACTGATCGAATTGCTGGAGCAACATTTTGGACATTTTGATAATCATGGTACCGCTTCGCCGCTGACAGTGCCTGCGTTTAACGGTGAGCTGCTGTATCATGAGAAAGCGACGGAGCAGAATCACATTTGCTTGTCCCTGCCCGGATTTGCAACTGGCGACGAACTACAGTATGCTATGGTCTTGCTGAATAATGCGATCGGCGGCGGCATGAGCTCACGTTTGTTTCAAGAAATTCGGGAAAAGCGCGGACTGGCTTATTCGGTTTATTCCTATCATAGCTCTCATGCAGATAGCGGCTTGTTCACAATCTATGCAGGGACGGCCCCTAAGCAGACGAAGGACGTGCTGGATTTGACGCTGGAGCTGCTGCAGGATGTGGCTATCAACGGATTGGACGCTAATGAGCTTCATAAAGGCAAGGAGCAATTAAAAGGAAGCTTGATTTTAAGTCTTGAAGGTACAGGCAGCCGGATGAACCGTCTTGGAAAAAATGAGTTGATGCTGGGTCAGCATTATACGCTGGATCAAATGATCGAACATATTGAGCAAGTGACGGCTGATGATGTGAACAAGGTGCTGAATCAGATGTTCTCGGAGCCGTTTGCTCTGTCGATGGTCGGAGCAAGTGATTCAGCGGTTAAGGATATGAGGAGGGACTATTTTGTTAACTTACGTTGA
- a CDS encoding polysaccharide deacetylase family protein: protein MRSAKRAVWVVASLAITLIIGQFSGVREYIGQLRNGQGTGGNEPEAVTTMGVAALPDNALMQRLRAEAARQRREPVDAKIDRVWKAIPGYNGLEVDLDATYRKAIKAPDRPIQYVYRQLAPKVHLNQLGNVPIYKGNPEKPMVSFMINVAWGNEYIVPILNTLDQEKVKATFFLDGSWLKKNPELAKEIQKRGHELSNHAYSHPDMSRLSRERATQEIQKTEVLLQEILGVKNSWFAPPSGDFNQQTVDLAAELGLKTVLWTLDTVDWRHPSPESVVNKISSQVESGSLILMHPTDSSAAALKGMIHAIRSKGLVLGTVSQTLSPDRQLPAPVE, encoded by the coding sequence ATGAGAAGTGCAAAGAGAGCAGTGTGGGTTGTAGCCAGTTTGGCCATCACGCTGATTATCGGACAGTTTAGCGGGGTTCGTGAATACATTGGTCAATTACGTAACGGACAAGGCACAGGGGGTAACGAGCCAGAGGCTGTAACAACAATGGGAGTTGCAGCTTTACCTGATAATGCGCTTATGCAGCGACTACGTGCTGAAGCAGCCCGTCAGCGGCGGGAACCGGTTGATGCCAAGATCGACAGAGTATGGAAGGCTATCCCGGGCTATAACGGACTGGAGGTCGATCTGGATGCCACCTATCGCAAAGCGATTAAAGCTCCAGACCGCCCAATCCAGTATGTGTATCGGCAATTGGCACCCAAAGTACATTTGAACCAGCTGGGTAATGTGCCGATCTACAAAGGGAATCCTGAGAAGCCGATGGTCTCCTTCATGATCAATGTGGCTTGGGGAAACGAGTATATCGTACCGATACTGAATACGCTGGATCAGGAAAAGGTCAAGGCTACGTTTTTTCTGGATGGAAGCTGGTTGAAAAAAAATCCTGAACTCGCCAAGGAGATTCAAAAAAGAGGACATGAGCTTTCGAATCATGCCTACTCCCATCCCGATATGAGTCGTCTGAGTCGGGAAAGGGCCACACAAGAAATACAGAAGACGGAAGTGCTTCTTCAAGAAATCTTGGGTGTGAAAAACAGCTGGTTTGCCCCGCCGTCAGGTGATTTTAATCAGCAAACCGTTGATCTGGCCGCAGAACTTGGACTCAAAACCGTGCTGTGGACATTGGACACCGTAGACTGGAGGCATCCGTCGCCAGAATCGGTGGTTAACAAAATCAGCAGTCAGGTTGAATCAGGCTCCCTGATATTAATGCACCCTACGGATTCCTCAGCGGCGGCTCTCAAGGGCATGATTCATGCCATTCGGAGTAAGGGACTCGTGCTCGGAACTGTCAGTCAGACGCTTTCCCCCGATCGGCAGCTACCTGCTCCGGTTGAGTGA
- the pnp gene encoding polyribonucleotide nucleotidyltransferase: protein MEQRVEMQLGGRKLVLETGRLAKQANAAVKVSYGETVVLCTVTASREPKDLDFFPLTVNYEERLYAVGKIPGGFIKREGRPSQKAILSSRLTDRPIRPLFPEGFRNDVQVLNLVMSVDQDCEPEIAAMIGTSAALSISDVPFNGPIGGVAVGRVNGQFVINPDIAQQKTSDLYLVVAGTKDAIMMVEAEGDEIPEEVMLEAIMFGHDEIKNIVAVIEQLVQVAGKEKMQVKLHAVDDKVNSEVRAYAGDRLVEAVKIAEKHARQEAIDAINEETVAHFEAQYIETPELLKDVSEVLYDIVKEEVRRLITHDKVRPDGRKLNEIRPIESDTSILPRTHGSGLFTRGQTQALSVCTLGALGDVQILDGIDLEETKRFMHHYNFPPFSVGEARPLRAPGRREIGHGALGERALSKVIPSETEFPYTIRLVSEVLESNGSTSQASICASTLAMMDAGVPIKAPVAGVAMGLIKDGDHVSVLTDIQGMEDHLGDMDFKVAGTAEGVTAIQMDIKIDGIDREILQDALKQAREGRLFILGKMMEAIQKPREQLSPYAPKIMTMHINPDKIRDVIGAGGKIINKIIEETGVKIDIEQDGRVFIASTNQEMNEKARSIIEGIVKEVVVGEIYIGTVKRIEKFGAFVEILPGKDGLVHISQLSTERVAKVEDVVAIGDTITVKVTEIDQQGRVNLSRKAVLTAEAPAKS, encoded by the coding sequence ATGGAGCAACGTGTAGAAATGCAGCTCGGCGGAAGAAAGCTGGTGCTGGAAACAGGACGTCTTGCGAAACAGGCTAATGCGGCAGTTAAAGTAAGCTACGGAGAAACAGTTGTGCTTTGTACCGTGACTGCTTCCCGTGAACCGAAAGATCTGGACTTTTTTCCACTGACCGTGAACTATGAGGAAAGATTGTATGCTGTCGGGAAAATTCCAGGTGGATTTATTAAACGTGAAGGACGCCCAAGTCAAAAAGCGATTTTGTCCAGCCGTTTGACAGACCGTCCAATTCGCCCATTGTTCCCGGAAGGCTTCCGGAATGATGTACAGGTGTTGAACCTGGTGATGAGTGTTGATCAGGATTGCGAACCGGAAATTGCAGCGATGATCGGAACCTCGGCGGCACTTAGCATTTCGGATGTGCCTTTTAACGGGCCGATTGGTGGAGTTGCTGTAGGCCGTGTCAACGGACAATTCGTGATTAACCCGGACATTGCGCAGCAGAAAACCAGCGATTTGTACCTGGTTGTAGCCGGAACGAAAGATGCCATCATGATGGTAGAAGCAGAAGGCGATGAAATTCCAGAGGAAGTCATGCTGGAAGCGATTATGTTCGGTCATGACGAGATTAAGAACATTGTGGCAGTCATTGAACAATTGGTTCAAGTCGCAGGAAAAGAGAAAATGCAGGTTAAGCTGCATGCTGTTGATGACAAAGTGAACAGTGAAGTACGTGCTTATGCAGGTGACCGTTTGGTGGAAGCTGTAAAAATTGCAGAAAAACATGCCCGTCAAGAGGCGATTGATGCAATCAACGAAGAGACAGTTGCCCACTTTGAAGCGCAATACATAGAGACGCCTGAGCTTTTGAAAGACGTGAGCGAAGTTCTCTATGATATCGTGAAAGAGGAAGTTCGTCGTCTGATTACGCATGATAAAGTGCGCCCTGACGGTCGAAAGCTTAATGAAATTCGTCCGATCGAAAGCGACACGAGCATTTTGCCGCGTACGCATGGCTCGGGCTTGTTTACACGCGGTCAAACGCAAGCGCTTAGCGTTTGTACACTTGGCGCATTGGGTGACGTACAAATTCTGGACGGTATTGATCTGGAAGAAACGAAACGTTTCATGCATCATTACAATTTCCCTCCATTCAGCGTAGGTGAGGCTCGTCCTTTGCGTGCACCGGGTCGACGTGAAATTGGACATGGTGCGCTTGGTGAGCGTGCGCTTTCCAAAGTAATTCCTTCCGAAACTGAATTTCCATATACCATCCGTCTGGTTTCCGAGGTTCTGGAATCGAACGGTTCAACCTCACAAGCTAGTATTTGCGCTAGTACGCTCGCTATGATGGATGCGGGTGTACCGATCAAGGCTCCGGTTGCAGGTGTAGCTATGGGATTGATCAAGGACGGAGATCATGTTTCGGTGCTGACGGATATCCAAGGTATGGAAGACCATCTGGGCGATATGGACTTTAAAGTGGCTGGTACAGCAGAAGGTGTAACTGCCATCCAAATGGACATTAAAATTGACGGTATTGACCGTGAAATTTTGCAGGATGCGCTCAAGCAAGCTAGAGAAGGACGTTTGTTCATTCTTGGCAAGATGATGGAAGCCATCCAAAAGCCGCGTGAGCAGTTGTCTCCGTACGCTCCAAAAATTATGACGATGCATATTAATCCGGATAAAATCCGTGATGTTATTGGTGCAGGTGGTAAAATCATTAACAAAATTATCGAAGAAACCGGCGTAAAAATTGATATTGAGCAGGATGGTCGTGTGTTCATCGCTTCCACAAACCAAGAGATGAATGAAAAGGCGCGCTCCATTATTGAAGGTATCGTTAAAGAAGTTGTGGTCGGTGAAATTTACATTGGTACAGTGAAGCGGATTGAAAAATTCGGTGCATTCGTCGAGATTTTACCGGGCAAGGACGGTCTGGTTCATATTTCTCAACTGTCTACTGAACGTGTAGCCAAAGTTGAGGATGTGGTTGCTATTGGAGATACGATTACGGTGAAAGTAACTGAAATCGATCAGCAAGGTCGTGTCAATTTGTCCCGTAAGGCGGTTCTGACGGCTGAAGCTCCTGCAAAGTCCTAG
- the rpsO gene encoding 30S ribosomal protein S15, which produces MALTQERKQQLIEEYKTHESDTGSPEVQIAILTENIVNLQSHFRSHKKDHHSRRGLLKMVGQRRKLLAYLKKTDVKRYSALIERLGLRR; this is translated from the coding sequence ATGGCATTGACTCAAGAGCGTAAACAGCAATTGATCGAGGAGTACAAAACTCATGAATCCGATACAGGATCACCTGAGGTACAAATCGCTATCCTTACTGAAAACATCGTCAACTTGCAAAGTCACTTTCGTTCGCACAAGAAAGACCATCACTCCCGCCGCGGGTTGTTGAAAATGGTCGGTCAGCGTCGTAAACTTTTGGCTTACCTGAAGAAGACTGATGTTAAACGTTACAGTGCGTTGATCGAGCGTCTCGGACTGCGTCGTTAA
- a CDS encoding bifunctional riboflavin kinase/FAD synthetase produces MITVSLSYPLSDELLQQWGRPQVTAIGQFDGLHLGHASVIHQAVSLAREQKVSASVMTFHPHPKEVMKKGDYEGYLTPLADKQAILADMGVDVLYIMSFNEDFSKVSPEAFMTDVLLPLQIQTAVVGFDFRFGYRGAGHEDTLRKLGGEQMAVHTVPPFELDGEKVSSSDIRRALQTGDLTQASRWLGRPYRIRGTVMDGEKRGRTIGFPTANLKLDDTYVIPVKGVYAVRALVGNHWISGVMNVGVKPTFHEGVLNPSFEVHLFDFNQQIYGESVVVELHHYIRPERKFSSVDELISQIGNDAQTAKKLLG; encoded by the coding sequence ATGATTACCGTTTCATTATCTTATCCATTGAGTGATGAGCTTTTACAGCAATGGGGGCGTCCACAGGTCACGGCGATTGGTCAGTTCGACGGTCTTCATCTGGGACACGCAAGCGTCATACACCAAGCCGTTTCGTTGGCTCGGGAACAGAAAGTGTCGGCATCTGTCATGACTTTTCATCCTCACCCGAAGGAAGTCATGAAAAAAGGTGACTATGAAGGTTATCTAACACCGCTTGCGGACAAGCAGGCTATTTTGGCCGACATGGGTGTGGATGTTCTTTATATTATGAGCTTTAACGAAGATTTTTCCAAGGTCAGCCCTGAGGCGTTCATGACAGATGTACTGCTTCCATTGCAAATCCAAACGGCAGTAGTGGGCTTTGATTTTCGGTTTGGCTACCGAGGTGCGGGGCATGAGGATACGCTTCGCAAGCTTGGTGGAGAGCAGATGGCTGTTCACACCGTACCCCCGTTTGAGCTGGATGGGGAAAAGGTGAGCAGTTCTGATATCCGCCGTGCTTTGCAGACCGGGGATCTGACCCAAGCGTCTCGCTGGTTGGGACGTCCCTACCGTATACGGGGGACTGTAATGGATGGAGAGAAGCGGGGGCGCACGATCGGATTTCCGACCGCTAATCTCAAACTGGATGATACCTACGTAATTCCGGTCAAGGGTGTATATGCTGTACGGGCACTCGTAGGCAATCATTGGATAAGCGGTGTCATGAATGTAGGAGTTAAGCCTACCTTTCATGAAGGCGTGCTGAATCCGTCGTTTGAGGTGCATCTGTTTGATTTTAATCAGCAGATTTATGGGGAGTCTGTGGTGGTTGAGCTTCATCATTACATCCGTCCTGAACGTAAATTCTCTTCTGTAGACGAGCTGATCAGTCAAATTGGCAATGACGCACAGACGGCTAAAAAGCTGTTAGGCTAA
- the truB gene encoding tRNA pseudouridine(55) synthase TruB, giving the protein MNPMKKEQASWEGILPVLKPAGFTSHDVVAKARRLLGMKRIGHTGTLDPQVTGVLPLCLGRATRVVEYMQERPKEYQATLRLGIATDTEDLTGTVTEESERPVEVTEVEAKATLERFVGTISQVPPMYSALKVNGKRLYELAREGKTVERKSREVDIYELEMTGFEQTGSYVDISFRALCSKGTYIRTLCVDIGRALGYPSTMVKLERTMSAGISAERCLTFDEIERCVADGSLGERLIATDQAIDYMPEHTVAEAKAAAALQGQRLSLNMISPPVTDSQPFRLYKEDQTFLGIYGRDESGAIAPIKVFLKL; this is encoded by the coding sequence ATGAACCCAATGAAGAAGGAACAGGCAAGTTGGGAAGGTATTTTGCCCGTCCTTAAACCCGCTGGATTTACCTCTCATGATGTGGTGGCAAAGGCTCGCCGTCTACTGGGGATGAAACGGATTGGACACACCGGAACGCTTGATCCGCAGGTAACCGGTGTGCTGCCCTTGTGTCTGGGGCGGGCTACCCGAGTCGTTGAATACATGCAGGAGCGGCCCAAGGAGTATCAGGCCACGTTGAGATTAGGCATAGCGACCGATACCGAAGATCTTACAGGGACAGTTACTGAAGAAAGTGAACGCCCAGTAGAGGTGACGGAAGTAGAAGCCAAAGCGACGCTGGAGCGATTTGTTGGTACGATCTCTCAGGTGCCGCCGATGTATTCTGCGCTCAAAGTGAATGGCAAACGTCTATATGAACTGGCCAGGGAAGGAAAAACCGTGGAGCGCAAAAGCCGCGAAGTAGACATTTACGAGCTGGAGATGACAGGATTCGAGCAGACAGGATCGTATGTGGATATTTCCTTCCGTGCCCTATGCTCCAAAGGGACGTATATCCGTACACTATGTGTTGATATTGGCCGTGCGTTGGGATATCCTTCAACGATGGTCAAGCTGGAGCGAACCATGTCTGCGGGAATATCCGCGGAACGTTGCCTGACGTTCGATGAGATAGAGCGCTGCGTAGCGGATGGCAGTCTGGGTGAGCGGCTCATTGCAACCGATCAGGCGATTGACTATATGCCTGAGCATACGGTGGCCGAAGCAAAGGCAGCTGCAGCTTTGCAAGGTCAACGTTTGTCGCTGAATATGATTTCACCACCTGTGACCGATAGCCAGCCCTTTCGTTTGTATAAAGAGGATCAAACGTTTTTAGGCATATATGGACGAGATGAATCAGGTGCGATCGCTCCAATTAAAGTTTTTTTAAAATTATAG